The Fructilactobacillus ixorae genome has a window encoding:
- the tmk gene encoding dTMP kinase, with amino-acid sequence MSGQFITFEGNDGAGKTTVLNQVVAALQPQLGSQLVVTREPGGDPIAEQIRSVIVNEANQDMDARTEALLFAAARRQHLVQAVLPALRQHQIVLCDRYVDSSIAYQGAGRKLGEAAVFQMNQFATEGLLPNLTIYFAVPVSVGLQRIQQRTAAATNRLDQQHRDFYVRVHDAYERLATEHPDRIVRIDATQPVATVTQQVLTIIGQHLHQNLSAGGTES; translated from the coding sequence ATGAGTGGTCAATTTATAACGTTTGAAGGCAATGACGGAGCGGGGAAAACGACGGTGCTCAACCAGGTTGTTGCTGCGTTGCAGCCCCAACTGGGTTCGCAACTAGTGGTCACCCGGGAACCGGGTGGCGATCCGATCGCCGAACAGATACGGTCAGTGATTGTCAATGAAGCAAACCAGGACATGGATGCGCGCACGGAAGCACTGTTGTTTGCAGCGGCGCGTCGCCAGCACCTCGTGCAAGCCGTCCTACCAGCGCTTCGCCAGCACCAAATCGTATTGTGCGATCGCTACGTAGACAGTTCGATTGCCTACCAGGGAGCCGGGCGGAAGCTGGGGGAAGCAGCCGTCTTTCAGATGAATCAGTTTGCGACCGAGGGCCTGCTCCCCAACCTGACCATTTACTTTGCTGTCCCAGTCTCCGTAGGGTTACAACGGATCCAGCAGCGGACCGCAGCCGCCACGAACCGACTTGACCAGCAACACCGTGATTTTTACGTGCGGGTGCACGATGCCTACGAACGGTTAGCGACGGAACATCCAGACCGCATTGTCCGGATCGATGCTACCCAACCGGTGGCGACCGTGACGCAACAGGTGTTAACCATTATTGGGCAACACCTTCATCAGAACTTGAGCGCAGGAGGGACGGAATCGTGA